A region from the Sphingomonas brevis genome encodes:
- the pdeM gene encoding ligase-associated DNA damage response endonuclease PdeM encodes MVPLSFAGQNFFATPEGALHWPAEQALLVADLHLEKASWFAKAGQFLPPYDSLATLQALQGDVERAAVKRLYCLGDSFHDRFGCERLPAAARDLLASMTSRIDWVWIVGNHDIGFIDHCGGRIEEACEVRGIVLRHEAEEGDPRPEMSGHFHPKFRLSLRGRHVSRRCYVAGATKLILPAYGAFTGGLDAGHPEIVKKVGPGASALVPSSNRLLRFPIAA; translated from the coding sequence ATGGTTCCCCTTTCGTTCGCCGGTCAGAATTTCTTCGCAACGCCGGAGGGCGCGCTTCACTGGCCGGCGGAGCAGGCGCTGCTGGTGGCCGACCTGCATCTCGAAAAGGCCAGCTGGTTCGCGAAGGCGGGGCAGTTCCTGCCCCCCTATGATTCGCTGGCGACCCTTCAGGCCCTCCAGGGCGACGTCGAGCGAGCCGCGGTCAAGCGCCTCTATTGCCTTGGCGATTCTTTCCACGATCGTTTTGGTTGCGAGCGGTTGCCGGCAGCGGCCCGCGATCTGCTTGCGTCGATGACTTCCAGGATCGATTGGGTGTGGATCGTAGGCAACCACGACATCGGTTTCATCGACCATTGCGGCGGCCGGATCGAGGAGGCGTGCGAGGTCCGCGGAATCGTCCTTCGCCATGAAGCCGAGGAGGGCGATCCGCGGCCAGAGATGTCCGGACATTTCCATCCCAAGTTCCGCCTGAGCCTGAGAGGGCGCCACGTTTCGCGACGCTGCTACGTCGCCGGCGCGACCAAGCTGATCCTGCCGGCCTATGGGGCTTTCACCGGCGGGCTCGATGCTGGCCATCCAGAAATCGTGAAGAAGGTCGGGCCGGGCGCCTCGGCGCTGGTGCCGTCGAGCAACCGGCTGCTGCGCTTTCCGATTGCCGCCTAA
- a CDS encoding M20/M25/M40 family metallo-hydrolase, with protein sequence MRKLTASVALGLALCVSQAATAKPGDPGRDKVVAAIKADHDSSIERLRDWIKLPTIANMNLNHKEGAEYMRQLALDAGFQQAKVVATDGVPGVFATLDAGAKDTLAIYFMYDVKHYEPAEWSSPPLEGRIVDRAGEGKALIGRGAVNQKGPETAFLTALRAFKTAGVKLPVNLVFVAEGEEEIGSTHFSQIVTQPEVRAALEKAVGIIIPSASQSVDGAVTLSLGAKGVVELQLISSGEKWGRGPNKDVHSSLKASVDSPVWHLVKALNTLVSEDGQTPAIDGWYENVKPLTARQKEIIAADVAAGSEADDMKVLGIKHWYKDEDYLTSQYRLAEQPTVNIQGLVSGYTGPGGKTVLPGRAEAKLDLRLVPDMTKDEAVSKIKAHLAKRGFGDIEVNVSGGYSPTQTDENSRLIKVEQATLAAAGIPMTMSARSAGSWPGVVFTGEPLKLAAGQFGGGRGGGAHAPNEWLLIDSSNPKVLGFDGQAILYADFLYEVARSTGRK encoded by the coding sequence ATGCGGAAATTGACGGCAAGCGTGGCCTTGGGCCTGGCGCTTTGCGTATCTCAGGCAGCGACGGCCAAGCCAGGCGATCCGGGACGCGACAAGGTTGTCGCCGCGATCAAGGCCGACCATGACTCATCGATCGAGCGGCTGCGCGACTGGATCAAGTTGCCGACCATCGCCAACATGAATCTCAATCACAAGGAAGGCGCCGAATATATGCGCCAGCTGGCACTCGATGCCGGCTTCCAGCAGGCGAAGGTGGTCGCAACCGACGGCGTGCCGGGCGTTTTCGCCACGCTCGATGCCGGCGCCAAGGACACGCTGGCGATCTACTTCATGTACGACGTCAAACATTATGAGCCGGCCGAATGGTCGTCGCCGCCGCTTGAAGGTCGGATCGTCGACCGGGCGGGCGAGGGCAAGGCGCTAATCGGCCGCGGCGCGGTCAACCAGAAGGGGCCGGAAACCGCTTTTCTGACCGCCTTGCGCGCATTCAAGACCGCCGGGGTCAAGCTTCCGGTCAATCTGGTATTCGTGGCCGAGGGCGAAGAGGAAATCGGCTCGACCCACTTCTCGCAGATCGTCACCCAGCCCGAGGTTCGCGCGGCGCTGGAGAAGGCAGTCGGAATCATCATTCCGTCGGCCAGCCAATCGGTCGATGGCGCCGTCACGCTGTCATTGGGCGCCAAGGGCGTGGTCGAGCTGCAGCTGATCTCAAGTGGCGAGAAATGGGGCCGGGGACCCAACAAGGACGTCCACTCGAGCCTCAAGGCCAGTGTCGACAGCCCGGTTTGGCACCTAGTGAAGGCACTCAACACGCTGGTGTCCGAGGACGGCCAGACGCCGGCAATCGACGGCTGGTATGAAAATGTGAAGCCGTTGACGGCTCGTCAGAAAGAAATCATCGCCGCCGATGTCGCCGCCGGAAGTGAGGCCGATGACATGAAGGTCCTTGGTATCAAGCATTGGTACAAGGACGAGGATTATCTGACCTCGCAATATCGGCTTGCGGAGCAACCGACGGTCAACATCCAGGGTCTGGTCAGCGGCTACACCGGACCGGGCGGCAAAACGGTCCTGCCGGGTCGGGCCGAAGCCAAGCTCGACCTCAGGCTGGTGCCCGACATGACCAAGGACGAGGCGGTTTCGAAGATCAAGGCGCACCTCGCCAAGCGCGGGTTCGGCGATATCGAGGTCAACGTCAGCGGCGGCTACAGTCCGACGCAAACCGACGAGAACAGCCGCCTTATCAAGGTTGAACAGGCAACACTGGCAGCGGCGGGAATCCCGATGACCATGTCGGCGCGGTCGGCCGGAAGCTGGCCGGGCGTGGTATTCACCGGAGAGCCGTTGAAGCTGGCCGCCGGTCAGTTCGGCGGCGGACGCGGCGGCGGTGCGCACGCGCCCAACGAATGGCTGCTCATCGACAGCAGCAATCCCAAAGTGCTTGGCTTCGACGGCCAGGCGATTCTCTACGCCGATTTCCTCTATGAGGTAGCGCGCTCAACAGGCAGAAAATAA
- a CDS encoding ligase-associated DNA damage response DEXH box helicase, whose protein sequence is MRALPLIVEQWFADRGWIPRRHQLEMLGAASSGQHMLLVAATGSGKTLAGFLPTIVDLIENPAEGLHTLYISPLKALAVDVQRNLLAPIEEMGLDIRVETRTGDTPSDRKARQRVRPPQILLTTPESLSLLLSYPDSALLFESLKTVVVDEIHAFAREKRGDLLALSLSRLLALAPSHRRVGLSATVADPDAYRSWLAPDADMDLVRLVIGDPGAEPDLSILIPENRIPWAGHSGYHAVRDVMKLIEQHRTTLIFCNTRGLAELTFQKLWSVNDQSLPIGIHHGSLAVEARRRIEGAMAAGKIRALVATASLDLGIDWGDIDLVIQMGAPKGSSRLLQRIGRANHRLDEPSKGLIVPGNRFEYLEARAALDAIDDGELDPDSFRPGTLDVLAQHVMAMACAGPFDERELLAEVRSAAPYAALRDETFGEILSFDATGGYALKAYDRFRRIVEETPGRWRLAKPAVAQQHRMNAGVIVEQPLMDVRFKGGRRLGTIEEGFASVLAPGDRFFFAGLSLEVERIKDTDIIVQASKKSARIVTYGGQRMSMSTHLANRVRAMLADRNDWHRFPDDVREWLEVQSERSILPEPHQLLVETFPHEGRHYMVAYSFEGWNAHQSLGMLLTKRMENAGLKPLGFVANDYGLACYGLEPVTDPQSLFSPDILEREFVEWVERSFLLKNAFREVAVIGGLVERQHPGKRKTGRQVSFSTDLIYDVLRKYEPDHLLLRAAWDDARTRLTEVGRLVRLVDRAAATMVHVEVDRITPMAVPLMVIIGREAAPEGTADEALLVEAEALAEEAMRVD, encoded by the coding sequence GTGAGAGCCCTTCCCCTTATTGTCGAGCAGTGGTTCGCGGACCGTGGCTGGATCCCGCGACGCCACCAGCTGGAAATGCTCGGCGCCGCCAGCTCGGGCCAGCATATGCTGCTGGTCGCCGCGACCGGCTCGGGCAAGACTCTCGCCGGCTTCCTGCCGACCATAGTCGACCTCATCGAGAATCCGGCCGAGGGCCTTCATACCCTTTATATTTCGCCGCTGAAGGCGCTGGCGGTCGACGTCCAGCGTAACCTCCTCGCCCCGATCGAGGAGATGGGGCTCGACATACGGGTCGAGACCCGCACCGGCGACACGCCTTCGGACCGCAAGGCCCGCCAGCGCGTCCGCCCGCCGCAAATCCTGCTGACCACGCCTGAAAGCCTCAGCCTGCTTTTGAGCTACCCCGACAGTGCCTTGCTGTTCGAAAGCCTGAAGACGGTGGTTGTCGACGAAATCCACGCCTTCGCGCGTGAAAAGCGCGGAGATTTGCTTGCCCTGTCGCTGTCACGCCTGCTGGCACTAGCGCCCTCACACCGCCGGGTCGGCCTCAGCGCGACCGTCGCCGATCCCGATGCCTACCGCAGCTGGCTCGCCCCCGATGCCGACATGGATCTGGTCCGCCTGGTCATCGGCGATCCCGGCGCCGAGCCCGACCTATCCATCCTGATCCCGGAGAACCGCATCCCCTGGGCCGGCCATTCGGGCTATCATGCGGTGCGCGATGTGATGAAGCTGATCGAGCAGCACCGCACCACGCTCATCTTTTGCAACACCCGCGGCCTCGCCGAGCTCACTTTCCAGAAGCTGTGGTCGGTCAACGACCAGTCTCTGCCGATTGGCATCCATCACGGCAGCCTGGCGGTCGAGGCGCGCCGCCGGATCGAAGGTGCAATGGCGGCCGGCAAGATTCGCGCACTGGTCGCCACGGCCAGCCTCGATCTCGGCATCGACTGGGGCGACATCGACCTGGTCATCCAGATGGGGGCGCCCAAGGGCAGTTCGCGCCTGCTGCAGCGCATCGGCCGCGCCAACCACCGCCTCGACGAGCCCAGCAAGGGCCTGATCGTTCCCGGGAACCGCTTCGAATATCTCGAGGCCCGCGCCGCGCTGGATGCGATCGACGATGGCGAGCTCGATCCTGACAGTTTCCGCCCCGGCACGCTCGATGTCCTTGCCCAGCACGTCATGGCCATGGCCTGCGCCGGTCCGTTCGACGAGCGCGAGCTGTTGGCCGAGGTCCGTTCCGCCGCGCCCTATGCTGCCTTGAGGGACGAGACTTTCGGCGAAATCCTAAGTTTCGATGCGACCGGCGGCTATGCTTTGAAGGCCTACGACCGTTTCCGCCGGATTGTGGAAGAAACCCCTGGCCGCTGGCGATTGGCCAAGCCTGCCGTCGCGCAGCAGCACCGGATGAACGCCGGAGTGATCGTCGAGCAGCCGTTGATGGATGTCCGCTTCAAGGGCGGCCGACGGCTCGGCACGATCGAAGAGGGCTTCGCTTCGGTCCTGGCACCGGGAGATCGCTTCTTCTTCGCCGGCCTCAGCCTCGAGGTCGAGCGGATCAAAGACACCGACATCATCGTCCAAGCGTCGAAGAAATCGGCGCGGATCGTCACCTATGGTGGCCAGCGCATGTCGATGTCGACGCACCTCGCCAACCGGGTCCGGGCGATGCTTGCCGACCGCAACGACTGGCATCGCTTTCCTGACGACGTCCGTGAATGGCTGGAGGTCCAGTCGGAACGCTCGATCCTGCCGGAACCGCATCAACTGCTGGTCGAGACATTCCCGCACGAGGGCCGCCATTACATGGTCGCATACAGCTTCGAAGGTTGGAACGCGCACCAGTCCCTCGGCATGCTGCTCACCAAGCGGATGGAAAATGCCGGCCTCAAGCCCCTCGGCTTTGTCGCCAACGACTATGGCCTCGCCTGTTACGGGCTGGAGCCGGTCACCGACCCCCAGTCGCTTTTTTCCCCGGACATCCTCGAGCGGGAATTCGTCGAATGGGTCGAACGCTCCTTCCTCCTGAAGAACGCCTTTCGCGAAGTGGCGGTGATCGGCGGCCTGGTCGAGCGGCAGCATCCGGGGAAGCGCAAGACGGGGCGCCAGGTCAGCTTCTCGACCGACCTCATCTATGACGTGCTCCGCAAATACGAACCCGACCATCTGCTGCTTCGCGCTGCCTGGGACGATGCGCGCACCCGGCTGACCGAGGTCGGCCGCCTGGTGCGGCTGGTCGATCGCGCCGCCGCGACCATGGTCCATGTCGAGGTTGACCGAATCACGCCAATGGCGGTGCCGCTGATGGTGATCATCGGGCGCGAGGCAGCACCGGAAGGGACTGCCGACGAAGCGTTGCTGGTCGAGGCCGAAGCGCTGGCCGAGGAGGCGATGCGGGTCGATTAG
- a CDS encoding ligase-associated DNA damage response exonuclease has protein sequence MARLGSWIEPFPEGIYVKPADAWVDPSRPRDRSLVTHGHADHARGGHGKVWATPETLAIMEARYGDQRGVGVGYGEKVRIGDVDVSFVPAGHVLGSAQILLEHRGERVVVSGDYKRRSDPTCPPFEVTPCDIFISEATFGLPVFRHPDTGSEIDRLLHRLRAEPGRCVLVGAYALGKAQRVIMELRRRAFHDPIYIHGALERLCRLYEELGVPLGELRLATGVPKAELQDKIILCPPGALNDRWSRRLPDPITAMASGWMRIRQRARQRNVELPLIISDHADWDELTRTIREVAPREVWITHGREDALMHWCQLHQIKARELNLVGYEDEDD, from the coding sequence ATGGCGCGCCTTGGCAGTTGGATCGAGCCTTTTCCCGAAGGCATTTACGTCAAACCGGCGGACGCCTGGGTCGATCCCTCGCGGCCCAGGGACCGGTCGCTGGTTACGCATGGCCACGCCGACCATGCCCGCGGTGGACATGGCAAGGTGTGGGCGACGCCGGAGACGCTGGCGATCATGGAGGCGCGTTACGGCGACCAGCGCGGGGTTGGGGTGGGTTATGGCGAGAAGGTGCGGATCGGCGACGTCGACGTCAGCTTCGTTCCCGCCGGCCATGTGCTGGGCTCCGCGCAAATCTTGCTCGAGCATCGTGGCGAGCGAGTCGTCGTCTCGGGCGATTACAAGCGCCGGAGCGACCCGACCTGCCCGCCGTTCGAAGTGACGCCATGCGATATCTTCATCAGCGAGGCGACGTTCGGCCTGCCGGTGTTTCGCCACCCCGATACGGGCAGCGAGATCGATCGGCTGCTCCATCGCCTCCGGGCCGAGCCGGGGCGCTGCGTCCTGGTCGGGGCCTATGCGTTGGGGAAAGCGCAGCGGGTGATCATGGAGCTGCGCAGGCGGGCCTTTCACGACCCGATCTATATCCACGGCGCGCTGGAGCGGCTGTGCCGGCTGTATGAAGAGTTGGGCGTCCCGCTGGGCGAGCTTAGACTGGCTACTGGGGTGCCCAAGGCCGAGCTTCAGGACAAGATCATCCTCTGTCCCCCTGGCGCGCTCAACGACCGCTGGTCGCGCCGACTGCCCGACCCGATCACGGCGATGGCGTCAGGGTGGATGCGGATTCGCCAACGCGCGCGGCAGCGTAACGTCGAGCTGCCGCTGATCATCTCCGACCATGCCGACTGGGACGAGCTGACCCGGACCATCAGGGAAGTGGCGCCCAGGGAAGTGTGGATCACCCACGGCCGCGAGGATGCGCTGATGCATTGGTGCCAGCTGCACCAGATCAAGGCGCGCGAATTAAACCTGGTCGGTTACGAAGACGAGGACGATTGA
- a CDS encoding GAF domain-containing protein, with product MSDLRSIDAGDTAMGVPTESLCRVLELAVADSPLEETLGELIGIVESTSRTGVLGSILLLDQDGIHLRHGAAPSLPEAYCAAIDGAVIGPSVGSCGTAAYTAEPVFVSDIANDPLWADFRELAEANGLGACWSTPILTSGRKVLGTFAMYHRGPREPNVRDLVLVDLVTQIAALVIDRDRAQSTLRHIAKITN from the coding sequence ATGTCCGACCTGCGTTCGATAGATGCTGGCGATACGGCGATGGGCGTGCCCACCGAGAGCCTCTGCCGAGTGCTCGAACTGGCGGTGGCGGACAGCCCCCTCGAGGAAACGCTCGGTGAGCTGATCGGCATTGTCGAATCGACCTCGCGGACGGGAGTGCTGGGCTCGATCCTGTTGCTCGACCAGGACGGCATACATCTTCGCCATGGCGCTGCGCCAAGCCTGCCGGAAGCCTATTGCGCGGCGATCGACGGCGCCGTGATCGGCCCCTCTGTCGGCTCCTGCGGGACGGCCGCCTACACCGCCGAACCGGTGTTCGTCAGCGATATCGCCAATGACCCGCTGTGGGCCGATTTCCGGGAGCTGGCCGAAGCAAATGGCCTGGGTGCCTGCTGGTCGACCCCGATCCTGACCTCGGGCCGCAAGGTGCTCGGCACCTTCGCCATGTATCACCGCGGGCCGCGTGAGCCGAACGTCAGGGACCTGGTTCTGGTCGATCTTGTCACGCAAATTGCCGCGCTGGTAATCGATCGCGATCGCGCCCAGTCGACCCTGCGCCACATTGCGAAAATAACGAACTAA
- the pgmG gene encoding phosphoglucomutase/phosphomannomutase PgmG — MTYIFNRTILREYDVRGIVGQTLSADDAYALGRSYAALATSEGATRVAVGRDGRTHSPEMEQALVRGLTEGGLDVVRVGMGPSPMLYFAVSTLDVDGGVQVTGSHNPADYNGFKMLLNGRSVFGAEIQDLGRRAAEGDWSEGRGEVTETDIVDAYVDALVKDFDGKAYRIGWDAGNGAAGPILEKLVRRLPGEHFTLYTDVDGRFPNHHPDPTVEANLADLKKLVADHDLDFGVAFDGDADRIGAVDSKGRVIWGDQLLIILAGPVLKDLPGATIIADVKASQTLFDRIADMGGKPLMWKTGHSLIKSKMKETDAPLAGEMSGHIFFKHQWYGFDDAMYAAVRLIRAVSESGKSLTELKSEMPLSVATPELRFQVDESRKFAVIDEVAGRLAAEGADVNSTDGVRVSTADGWWLLRASNTQDVLVARAEAKDQAGLDRLMATVNDQLTKSGITAVEAAH, encoded by the coding sequence ATGACTTATATTTTCAATCGCACCATCCTGCGCGAATATGACGTAAGGGGTATCGTCGGGCAGACCCTAAGCGCCGACGATGCCTATGCGCTGGGCCGCAGCTACGCCGCCCTGGCGACATCCGAGGGGGCGACTCGTGTCGCGGTGGGTCGTGACGGCCGCACCCATTCGCCGGAAATGGAACAGGCACTGGTTCGCGGCCTGACCGAGGGTGGCCTAGACGTCGTGCGGGTTGGCATGGGTCCGTCCCCGATGCTTTACTTCGCCGTCTCGACTCTCGACGTCGACGGCGGCGTCCAGGTCACCGGCAGCCACAATCCGGCCGATTACAACGGCTTCAAGATGCTTCTGAACGGTCGCTCGGTTTTCGGCGCGGAGATCCAGGACCTCGGCCGCCGCGCAGCCGAGGGTGACTGGAGCGAAGGCCGCGGCGAAGTGACCGAGACCGACATCGTCGATGCATATGTCGATGCCTTGGTCAAAGATTTTGACGGCAAGGCCTACCGGATCGGCTGGGACGCCGGGAACGGCGCTGCCGGCCCGATCCTCGAGAAGCTGGTGCGGCGCCTGCCGGGCGAGCATTTCACCCTCTACACCGACGTCGACGGCCGCTTCCCCAACCACCATCCCGACCCGACCGTCGAAGCCAATCTTGCCGATCTGAAGAAGCTGGTTGCGGACCATGACCTCGACTTCGGCGTTGCCTTTGACGGCGATGCCGACCGCATCGGCGCAGTCGATAGCAAGGGCCGGGTGATCTGGGGCGACCAGCTGCTGATCATCCTTGCCGGCCCGGTGCTGAAGGACCTGCCCGGCGCGACGATCATCGCCGACGTCAAGGCCAGCCAGACCCTGTTCGATCGCATCGCCGACATGGGCGGCAAGCCCCTGATGTGGAAAACCGGGCACAGCCTGATCAAGTCGAAGATGAAGGAAACCGATGCGCCGCTCGCCGGCGAGATGAGCGGGCACATTTTCTTCAAGCATCAATGGTACGGCTTCGACGATGCGATGTACGCGGCGGTGCGGCTGATCCGAGCGGTATCGGAAAGCGGCAAGTCGCTGACCGAGCTCAAGTCCGAAATGCCCTTGTCGGTGGCGACTCCAGAGCTACGCTTCCAGGTCGACGAGAGCCGCAAGTTCGCGGTCATCGATGAGGTCGCCGGGCGCCTGGCTGCAGAGGGCGCCGACGTCAATTCTACCGACGGCGTCCGTGTCAGCACCGCTGATGGCTGGTGGCTGCTGCGCGCTTCCAACACGCAAGATGTGCTGGTGGCCCGCGCCGAAGCCAAGGACCAGGCCGGGCTCGACCGGCTGATGGCGACCGTCAACGACCAGCTCACGAAGAGCGGCATTACCGCGGTCGAGGCTGCCCATTGA
- a CDS encoding division plane positioning ATPase MipZ, producing MGQPHFIVFANEKGGTGKSTTAVHTAIALAASGHRVGALDLDQRQRTMTRYLENRDATMRRLDRKLPFAAYEVLEDQSETGLDAAISRLSEQADVLVVDTPGRDDPIARAVILKADTLVSPMNDSFVDLDLIGQVHPENFKVTKPSFYAELIWNSRTQRAKETGKSVDWVVLRNRLQHISSHNLQRVGAALDELARRVGYRVIPGLGERVIYRELFPKGLTLLDLGELGEVGLGHIAARQELREMIAGLAIPGEDEVKVAAAG from the coding sequence ATGGGCCAGCCGCACTTCATCGTTTTCGCCAATGAAAAGGGCGGCACCGGCAAATCGACGACCGCGGTCCACACCGCCATTGCGCTGGCAGCGTCCGGCCACCGGGTCGGCGCGCTCGATCTCGACCAGCGCCAGCGGACCATGACCCGCTACCTTGAAAATCGCGACGCCACGATGCGCCGGCTCGACAGGAAATTGCCTTTTGCCGCCTATGAAGTGCTGGAGGACCAAAGCGAAACCGGACTCGATGCCGCAATCTCGCGCCTCTCCGAGCAGGCCGACGTTCTGGTGGTCGATACGCCGGGCCGCGACGATCCCATTGCCCGCGCCGTCATTCTCAAGGCGGATACGCTGGTCTCGCCAATGAACGACAGTTTCGTCGACCTTGACCTGATCGGCCAGGTCCATCCCGAAAATTTCAAGGTGACCAAGCCAAGCTTCTACGCCGAGCTGATCTGGAACAGCCGCACCCAGCGCGCCAAGGAAACCGGCAAAAGTGTCGATTGGGTGGTCCTGAGGAATCGCCTCCAGCACATTAGTTCGCACAACCTTCAGCGGGTCGGAGCCGCTCTCGATGAGCTGGCCCGCCGCGTCGGCTACCGGGTTATTCCCGGCCTCGGCGAACGCGTCATCTATCGCGAACTGTTCCCCAAGGGCCTGACCTTGCTTGACCTTGGCGAACTCGGCGAAGTTGGCCTCGGTCATATCGCCGCCCGCCAGGAACTGCGCGAAATGATCGCCGGTCTCGCCATCCCTGGCGAGGATGAAGTGAAGGTCGCGGCCGCCGGCTAG
- the panC gene encoding pantoate--beta-alanine ligase, whose product MQIIRRLSDLFPALSPSREAGEKLALVPTMGALHAGHLALVAAAKSRADRVIATIFVNPLQFNDPNDLARYPRREEEDAAKLEAAGCDLLWMPTPDQLYPEGFATTVSVAGISGRWEGEHRPGHFDGVATVVSKLFIATMPNVAIFGEKDWQQLAVIRRMNADLGLPIEVIGHPTIREQDGLAMSSRNALLNADDRAKAPAMFQLLRELAAAIAGGDEPAAAIERTIARLVEAGFGPVDYVAYVDGDSLEPLDRYRQNGRLIAAAFLGNVRLIDNVSVISDTV is encoded by the coding sequence ATGCAAATCATTAGAAGGTTAAGCGATTTGTTCCCGGCCCTCTCCCCTTCGAGGGAAGCTGGTGAAAAATTGGCATTGGTGCCGACGATGGGCGCGCTGCACGCCGGACACCTGGCTTTAGTCGCTGCGGCGAAGTCTCGCGCGGACCGGGTGATCGCGACGATCTTCGTCAATCCGCTGCAGTTCAACGACCCCAATGATCTCGCACGCTATCCGCGGCGTGAAGAAGAGGATGCGGCCAAGCTGGAGGCGGCGGGGTGCGACCTGCTGTGGATGCCGACGCCCGACCAGCTTTATCCCGAGGGCTTCGCGACCACGGTCAGCGTGGCCGGGATCAGCGGGCGCTGGGAAGGCGAGCATCGGCCGGGCCATTTCGATGGCGTCGCCACCGTGGTCAGCAAGCTGTTCATAGCTACCATGCCCAATGTCGCGATTTTCGGCGAGAAGGACTGGCAGCAGCTGGCCGTGATCCGGCGGATGAATGCCGACCTTGGCCTGCCGATAGAGGTCATCGGCCACCCGACCATCCGCGAGCAAGACGGGCTGGCAATGTCGTCGCGCAACGCGCTGCTGAACGCGGATGATCGCGCCAAAGCGCCGGCGATGTTTCAACTGTTGCGGGAACTGGCTGCCGCCATTGCCGGCGGCGACGAACCGGCAGCGGCGATCGAACGGACGATCGCCCGGCTTGTAGAGGCCGGGTTCGGGCCGGTCGATTATGTCGCCTATGTCGACGGAGACAGCCTCGAACCGCTTGACCGCTACCGGCAAAATGGCCGGCTGATTGCCGCCGCATTCCTCGGAAATGTCCGACTGATCGACAATGTCAGTGTCATTTCGGACACAGTCTGA
- a CDS encoding SEL1-like repeat protein, with translation MAISQKSADFFLRSRMADAEAGSVEALYELGVTFSTGRGGIAVDLIEAHKWFNLAALSGDTRSQACRAEISIEMTAREIAEAQRQARAWLGHSGQQRHAA, from the coding sequence ATGGCGATCAGTCAGAAGAGTGCCGACTTCTTCCTCCGCAGCCGGATGGCCGACGCGGAGGCCGGAAGCGTAGAGGCGCTTTACGAACTAGGGGTCACATTTTCGACCGGCCGCGGCGGAATCGCCGTTGACCTGATCGAAGCGCATAAATGGTTCAATCTTGCCGCTCTGTCCGGCGATACCCGCAGCCAGGCCTGCCGGGCCGAAATCTCGATCGAGATGACGGCGCGCGAAATTGCCGAGGCGCAGCGCCAGGCTCGTGCCTGGCTTGGCCATAGCGGCCAACAACGCCACGCGGCCTAA
- the pal gene encoding peptidoglycan-associated lipoprotein Pal: MNKTVLISMTALALAIGGCAKRTPPPADVTQPPVTQTDPNSTDPNSLEVVELPALQADLVAKAGSDTVYFGTDEYSLDQATQTTLAAQARWMLATPNVRASIEGHCDERGTREYNQALGERRANAVRDFLVAQGVPTSRLVVTSWGKERPVATGSNEEAWAQNRRAVTVIIR, translated from the coding sequence ATGAACAAGACCGTATTGATCAGCATGACCGCGCTGGCCCTGGCCATCGGCGGTTGTGCCAAGCGCACTCCGCCGCCCGCGGACGTTACCCAGCCGCCGGTAACCCAGACCGATCCCAACTCGACCGATCCCAACAGCCTGGAAGTGGTCGAGCTACCGGCGCTCCAGGCCGACCTGGTCGCCAAGGCGGGGTCGGACACGGTCTATTTCGGGACTGACGAATATTCGCTCGACCAGGCGACCCAGACGACACTCGCCGCGCAGGCTCGCTGGATGCTTGCGACGCCCAATGTCCGCGCTTCGATCGAGGGCCACTGCGACGAGCGCGGCACCCGCGAATATAATCAGGCGCTGGGCGAGCGCCGCGCCAATGCGGTTCGTGACTTTCTCGTGGCGCAGGGAGTGCCGACGTCGCGGCTGGTGGTGACGAGCTGGGGCAAGGAGCGCCCGGTGGCGACCGGTTCGAACGAAGAAGCCTGGGCGCAGAACCGCCGCGCCGTGACGGTGATTATCCGCTGA